The following coding sequences are from one Plectropomus leopardus isolate mb chromosome 10, YSFRI_Pleo_2.0, whole genome shotgun sequence window:
- the LOC121949502 gene encoding SEC14 domain and spectrin repeat-containing protein 1-like, translated as MLDKHRKFVDVAQSTYDYGRQLLQATVVLCQSLRCTTRSSGDTLPRLNRVWKQFSVSAEERQQRLELALNFHTAAERVLQLECVDPESLDEVDASGKTLLDRLAMPVIFPDGTEQFFGSPSDTAAAAEGVRERLLLVEERRLQLQEAGLHNDDYEEEEEVRNGQEARLDVIGEELSEKEDQDEEEVEEEVEQRDEDLERATQDC; from the exons ATGTTGGACAAACACAGGAAGTTTGTGGACGTCGCTCag AGCACCTATGATTACGGCCGCCAGCTGCTGCAGGCGACAGTCGTCCTCTGTCAGTCTCTGCGCTGTACGACACGCTCGTCCGGAGACACTCTGCCGAGACTCAACCGAGTCTGGAAGCAGTTCAGCGTCAGTGCTGAGGAGAGACAACAGAGACTGGAGCTGGCTCTGAACTTCCACACCGCCGCTGAGAGG GTGTTGCAGCTGGAATGTGTGGACCCAGAGTCTCTGGATGAAGTCGATGCTTCTGGGAAAACTCTGCTGGACAGACTGGCCATGCCTGTTATCTTCCCAGATGG GACCGAGCAGTTCTTTGGGAGTCCCAGCGACACCGCAGCAGCAGCCGAGGGTGTCAGAGAGCGCCTCCTGCTGGTGGAGGAGCGgcggctgcagctgcaggaggcGGGGCTTCATAACGATGAttatgaggaagaggaggaggtgcgGAATGGGCAGGAGGCACGGCTGGACGTGATCGGAGAGGAACTGAGCGAGAAAGAGGATcaggatgaggaggaagtggaggaggaggtggagcagCGGGACGAGGACTTGGAGAGGGCGACGCAGGACTGCTAA
- the LOC121949500 gene encoding atypical chemokine receptor 3-like, protein MSLSTSELEDLWESLGFLNFSEAFSNISSVDTMVCATAFNRNALLYSMCVLYTFIFIVGLAANALVLWVNVRTQRDSTPRHETHMYIAHLAVADLCVCATLPVWVSSLAQHGHWPFGEVACKLTHLLFSVNLFGSIFFLACMSVDRYLSVTMLRDNDGGAYRKLVRRGACVGVWLLALVASLPDTYFLRTVKSTHGDAMLCRPVYPEENPREWMVGVQLSFILLGFVLPFPVIAVFYALLANAFTGTSPSASSSTVDQERRVSRRVILAYIVVFLGCWGPYHAVLLVDALSQLGVVPLTCGLENVLYVALHLTQCLSLLHCCFNPILYNFINRNYRYDLMKAFIFKYSTRTGLARLIDASNMSETEYSAVAVDNPPQI, encoded by the coding sequence ATGAGTCTTAGCACCAGCGAGCTGGAGGACCTGTGGGAGTCGTTGGGGTTCCTCAACTTCTCCGAGGCCTTCAGCAACATCTCGAGCGTGGATACAATGGTGTGTGCCACCGCTTTCAATCGCAACGCTCTGCTTTACTCCATGTGTGTCCTCTACACTTTCATCTTCATCGTCGGTCTGGCTGCGAACGCTCTGGTCCTCTGGGTAAACGTCCGCACACAAAGAGACTCCACCCCTCGCCATGAGACACACATGTACATCGCCCACCTGGCAGTCGCAGACCTCTGCGTGTGCGCCACCCTGCCTGTGTGGGTGAGCTCGTTGGCCCAGCACGGCCACTGGCCCTTTGGTGAGGTGGCGTGTAAACTCACACACCTTCTGTTTTCCGTCAACCTCTTCGGCAGCATCTTCTTCTTGGCCTGCATGAGCGTGGACCGCTACCTGAGCGTGACGATGCTCAGAGACAATGATGGAGGTGCGTACAGGAAGCTAGTCCGCCGCGGTGCGTGTGTAGGGGTGTGGCTTCTGGCTCTGGTTGCCTCCCTACCGGACACTTACTTCCTGCGCACTGTGAAGTCAACACATGGGGACGCCATGCTGTGCAGGCCTGTGTATCCGGAGGAAAACCCCAGGGAATGGATGGTTGGTGTGCAGCTGAGCTTCATCCTGCTGGGCTTTGTTCTCCCCTTTCCCGTCATCGCAGTGTTTTACGCACTGCTCGCCAACGCTTTCACTGGCACCTCTCCTTCTGCGTCGTCTTCCACAGTGGATCAGGAGCGTCGCGTGAGCCGCAGGGTGATCCTGGCGTACATTGTGGTGTTTCTTGGCTGCTGGGGGCCCTACCACGCCGTCCTCTTGGTCGATGCCCTGTCTCAGCTGGGCGTGGTGCCTCTGACCTGCGGCCTGGAGAACGTTCTCTACGTGGCCTTACACCTCACCCAGTGCCTGTCCCTGCTCCACTGCTGTTTCAACCCCATCCTCTACAACTTCATCAACAGAAATTACCGCTACGACCTCATGAAGGCCTTCATCTTTAAATACTCCACGAGGACGGGCTTGGCGCGCCTCATCGACGCTTCCAACATGTCTGAGACTGAGTACTCTGCTGTAGCTGTAGACAACCCACCACAGATCTGA
- the dnajc15 gene encoding dnaJ homolog subfamily C member 15 yields the protein MANAGSVTVDGDMMRYAEYAPKTNVRSDAEIDRRLGGTLIAVGLGVAAAGFAGRYAFQLWKPLGQVFSETVRKMPTSAFSSYYKGGFEQKMSKREASLILGISPTSTKVKVREAHRRIMVLNHPDKGGSPYLAAKINEAKDLLDKETRR from the exons ATGGCGAACGCCGGTAGCGTGACCGTTGATGGAGACATGATGAGATATGCTGAATATGCTCCGAAAACAAACGTCAGGAGCGACGCAGAAATAGACAGACGGCTG GGAGGGACTCTGATTGCAGTCGGTCTCGGTGTTGCTGCTGCAGGTTTTGCAG GCCGCTATGCATTTCAGCTGTGGAAACCTCTCGGACAGGTTTTCTCTGAAACTGTCAGGAAGATGCCCACATCG GCTTTCTCGTCATATTACAAAGGAGGTTTTGAGCAGAAGATGTCCAAACGAGAGGCCAGCCTCATTCTTGGCATCAG CCCCACCAGCACAAAAGTCAAAGTACGTGAGGCCCACCGGAGGATCATGGTCCTGAATCATCCAGATAAAG gtggtTCACCGTATCTTGCCGCTAAGATCAACGAGGCCAAAGACCTTTTGGACAAGGAGACGCGCCGATGA